GGGGCAAGCGCTGGAAGAAGACCGGCCTGGCTCGCGCGATTGAGTTTTTCGGTTCACCAGGCACGCCCTTTCAATTAGAATGAGATGAGAATGGTCAAAAACCTGATTTCGATTCGAGCACCGTCAGGGTGCGGCAGCTTTGCCCGGATTCTGTGAAGTCTGACAACAAGCCGGAGAATTGGTTCTGCGTTCGCAGCACGGTGGGTTACGAGGGCCGTGCCTCTGACCTGCTTGCTCGTTTGTCCGCGCCGCTTCATGGCTCGATCGGCCCGCTCCAGGTTTTCTGTCCCCAAATCCGGAAGTTGATGCCGGTCGGCGGCAAGAAACGCACGGTATTGAGCGCTTTGTTTCCCGGTTATTTCTTTGCTCGGTTTGGCCTCGCCCAGGCTGGCCGCTTCGTCGCCAGCCGCCCGGGAATCATCGGATTGGTCCGGTTTGGCGACCAACCAACACCGGTGCCCGATTGCGTAATCGAGGAAATGCAGAGCACGGACTTTGTCACGGCGGCCGAATCGGCCCTGTCGCCGTACAATTTTGTTCCGGGCCAGAGACTCCTGATCCGTGAGGGGCCGTTTGCTGGCATGGAAGCGGAGTATGTGGCCAGCCTGAACGATGGACAGCGCGCGTTGCTGTTGCTCGAATACTTGCACCGCCGCGTCAATGTCGTGGCGAAATCCGCCATCCTCGAATCCGCAGCGTAAAGAACCGTTTTCTTCCGCGGTCGGGCACGCTTTCCCCTCCAGGTTTCGTCGATCGGCGAGCGGCTCCCACCGATTTAACGATTGAACCTTCTAACGATGTAACGACATTCGGTCTCTGCTTCCCATGTTGGCTTCCAACTGCAGTGGCATCTGGGTTGCTCAACTGAAATCTCCGGCGCCACGGCGGAAAATCCGCCACGCCTGCAGGCACGTACGGACAGTTTTATGCCATCTCAGAAGGTATTAATTACCGGTGTGGCCGGGTATCTCGGCTCCATCATCGCCGAACATCTGCTTCGAAAGGGTTACTCCGTCACCGGTCTGGACAATCTAACGTACGGCGAAGCGGCGCTCTTCCATCTCTGCGCAGATCCCAACTTCGAATTTGTGTATGGCGACGCGAGGGACAAGTCCGCCCTGTTGCCCTTGATCAAGAAGGCCGATGTCATCCTGCCCCTGGCCGCGATCGTCGGCGCCGGCGCGTGCGATCGCGACCGTTGCCTGACTGAATCGGTCAATGTCGATGCGATTCAACTGATGAATCGCTTGCGCAGCGGCAGCCAGCTCGTGGTTTTCCCCATGACCAACAGCGGGTACGGGACGAAGACGGGCGACGTGCATTGCACCGAGGAAACGCCGCTCGATCCGATTTCATTGTACGGAAAAACGAAAGTGGAAGCCGAGAAAATCGTCCTGGACAGCGCCAACGCCATCTCCCTGCGATTGGCGACGGTCTTTGGGTTGTCTCCCCGGATGCGGCTGGACCTCCTGGTCAACCATTTTGTCTATGCGGCGGTCACCGACGGCTACCTGGTCATCTTCGAAAAGGATTTCAAACGAAACTATGTCCACATCCGGGACGTGGCCGACTGCTTCTTGCACTGCATCGATTACGCCGACCGGATGGCGGGACGGCCTTACAATGTGGGGCTGGACCACGCCAATCTGTCGAAAGAGGAGCTGGCGTTGAAAGTCCGGGAGTACGTTCCCAAGTTTTACATTCATTTCGCGACCGTTGGGACCGATCCCGATCAGCGCAATTACATCGTCTCGAATCAGCGGCTGCGCGAGGCTGGATTCGAGGCGCGACGTTCCATCGACTCAGGCATCCAGGAATTGCTGAAGGGCTATCGTCTCCTGGGAAGACCGCGATTCAAAAACATTTAGATTCTGAAATCCGGAACACGTGAGCGCGACTTGTCTTCTTTCTGAAATCACCGTGGCCATCCTCGCCGGCGGGCTGGGGACGCGGCTGCGTTCCGTGGTCGGGGAACAACCCAAGGTGCTGGCAGAAGTTAATGGCCAACCATTCCTCGCTCTGTTGCTGAGGCATCTCGAGAACTTCGGGTTCAGGCGGGTCGTGTTGTGCACAGGCTACAAGGCTGAAGAGGTGGAGTGTGCCATCGGGCGCAGATTCGGCGAATTGTCGATCGTCTATTCCAAAGAACGCGCCCCATTGGGAACCGGCGGAGCCTTGAGGCAGGCGCTTCCCTTTTTGCCGTCCGAGCGAATTCTGGCGCTGAATGGAGACTCTTTTTGCGAGGTTGATTTGGAAGGTTTGTCTGCCTCGCACGCGGCTCGCAACGCCAGCGCAAGCCTGGTGCTGGCCTGGGTCGATGACCGATCCCGCTTCGGACAAGTTCAGCTCGGCGAGAGCGGCCAAATCACTGCCTTCGCAGAGAAAAGCAGCGCGGGCGGCGGGGGCTGGATCAACGCCGGCATTTATCTCATCGAACGCAAACTGATCCAGTTGCTTCCCGCCAACATGACGC
This DNA window, taken from Verrucomicrobiota bacterium, encodes the following:
- a CDS encoding NAD(P)-dependent oxidoreductase, with product MPSQKVLITGVAGYLGSIIAEHLLRKGYSVTGLDNLTYGEAALFHLCADPNFEFVYGDARDKSALLPLIKKADVILPLAAIVGAGACDRDRCLTESVNVDAIQLMNRLRSGSQLVVFPMTNSGYGTKTGDVHCTEETPLDPISLYGKTKVEAEKIVLDSANAISLRLATVFGLSPRMRLDLLVNHFVYAAVTDGYLVIFEKDFKRNYVHIRDVADCFLHCIDYADRMAGRPYNVGLDHANLSKEELALKVREYVPKFYIHFATVGTDPDQRNYIVSNQRLREAGFEARRSIDSGIQELLKGYRLLGRPRFKNI
- a CDS encoding galactokinase — translated: MSATCLLSEITVAILAGGLGTRLRSVVGEQPKVLAEVNGQPFLALLLRHLENFGFRRVVLCTGYKAEEVECAIGRRFGELSIVYSKERAPLGTGGALRQALPFLPSERILALNGDSFCEVDLEGLSASHAARNASASLVLAWVDDRSRFGQVQLGESGQITAFAEKSSAGGGGWINAGIYLIERKLIQLLPANMTLSLEREALPMWLAQGVCGFKTRGRFLDIGTPESYARAQVESFLEFRNPEAVLA